In Kwoniella bestiolae CBS 10118 chromosome 3, complete sequence, the genomic stretch ATCACGATTGTCCGAAAGAGATGaaaagagaggagagatgtGAGAAGATACAAGCACAGAATGATAGTAAATGAGATATAATAAAACCCCACTCACTGCTCCAACAGCTCATGCAGCCcattcaacttcttcccacAACACGTAAAATCCCTTACATACCTCGCCTCCAATTCCCTATCCCGACTATTCAGGCTCGTCCCGAAATTACCCATACTGCCCACGTAACTCGTCGATCCGACCGATCCACCCCAGTGGGGAGGCGAGATGCTCATACCCATATTCATGTATGGTTGGTTCTGGTGGGATGACATGCCCAATGCGACGGCTTGAAGCGGGAAATTCGGTCCGTAAGAGGATGGGTGGAATCCCGAGtgagggttggaagagagcGAGGAGTTGGCGTATCCTGGTGGAGACGAGTTCATACTGCATGGCCTCATCAATTAGTAAGTGACAAGCTACAGCTATTGACATGGGACTACACTCACTCCATatctccaccaccacctctcgaTCTCATCAGAGCACTCAAATTACTAaccatcccacccccacTTCCACTGGTATTACTCCCACTGCCATTCTCCCATCTCGACGAGGACGGTCCAGGATGATACCCCTGTTGTGGATGTTGTCCATAGCTCGATTGTCTGGGGAAGCTCGTACCTGTTCCCTGAGGGTGGGGATACTGATGTgtaggagaggaggacgatcCAGAGGGGATAGATAGGGgttgttgagattgagattgaggatgagatccACCTGACCCCTGAATGGGTGATGAGAATGGCATAGTTCCTGGATATGCAGATGTCGCCGCTTGGATCTTGCGACGACTTGTTTTGGTTTGTTTGTCCTATCTATGATTGGACAGGATGATAACTTATCGAAAGGCccttgatgagatgagataagaTGGTCTCACGACTTGTAGGTTGGGTTACGAGCGGGAGATGACTAAGACAACTGCTGTGTGGAGGTGAGCAATTAGATAGGGTTGTACTGTCTCAGTCTGATTGATCGACCAGGGTGATATCGTTGCTTTATGGTGTAATGGTGTATGAGACGGTAGCCCTCGAGTATGCAATGTGTTGAAGCAGTGACTTATAGTaggaatgtgagtgatatagttgatatggatgaatgatgatgggatggaatgatgatgtgatgtgatgacTGAATGCGGGCAATTTATGAGTATATGGTATCAGGTTACCACTGATCAtcaccatacacacacaaGCATACATACGTACAATTCCTTAATCGGGTAATAACCATAAACAAGAACACCCTTGATACCATACCACCCCGCACAGTTGCACAGTATGTCACCtgcattctcattcccattctcattcccattctcattctcattcccattcccactcccatgCTCATGCCCATCTGATACATACGTAAAGTTAACCCATCTTACTCTTATTCCCGTCAAAAGACGTCTCATGCTTATCTATGCAATTGATCGACCTCGAGACAACGGGGTTGCGGTATGAGCCCAACCAGCTGGTGAGCCACTCATATAAATCGTCAGACTTTCATAAAACATTTAAAGGTGGGAATTAGGTAAAGGAATAAGGAATAAGGATATGAGACTGGGTGTGATTTGGTAAATACTAAGGATGAGAATAAAACAGATCAAGGTATATTTCACATATAGAAAAGACCAGCGTAGCGaaagaagatcaacaatAAGTTTTTATTTAATCCGCCAGAAAGGAAATCCCTTATTTTTCAGGTTTGTTTTATTCTATTCTAGtattcaccctcctcctcttcaacgTCAACAGAGTCAATTCCAACCTCCTCGTaatccttctccaaagctGCCAGATCTTCTCGGGCCTCTGAGaactctccctcctccataCCTTCACCGACGTACTAGAAGCAAAACAGAAATTAGCTCAAGACCTAGATACAGTGAGGAGATTGAACCCACCCAGTGAACGAACGCTCGCTTGGAGTAGAGCAAGTCGAATTTGTTGTCGAGACGAGCCCAAGCGGTAGCGATGGAGGTGGTGTTGGAAAGCATACAGAGAGATCGAGAGACCTTGGCGAGATCACCGCCGGGAACGAGAGCGGGAGGTTCGTTACAGATACCCAACTTGAAACCGGTAGGACACCAATCGACGAATTGAATGGTTCGCTTGGTTCGTACGTTGGCGACGGCGGCGTTGACATCTTTAGGAACGACATCACCTCGGTAGAGCAGACAACAGGCCATGTATTTTCCTTGTCGGGGATCACATTTGACCATTTGGTTGTTGGACTCGAAACAAGAGATGGTCATTTCGGAGACGGAGTTGGATTCGTGGAAGGCTGTATAAAGATGTGCATGATTAGTTGGATTCCCCATAAAGCTCAGAtatcacactcacccttctcagcAGAGACGACAGGAGCGTAGGTGGCGAGAGGGAAGTGGATACGAGGGAAACTACGGGGGTTTGTGGGGTTAGCAGGTGCAGTTTGCTGGTTGAGAACGAACGAGACACTCACGGTACCAAGTTGGTTTGGAACTCGTTCAAGTCGACGTTGAGGGAACCATCGAATCGGAGAGAAGCAGTGATGGATGAGACGACCTGAGCGATCAAtctgttgaggttggtgaAAGATGGAGAGGTGATACCCAAGTTTCTTCGGCAGATGTCGTAGATGCTAAGGGGGGTGTTAGATCAATCAATTCTTGACAGAGGGATTACTCACGCCTCGTTATCAACCATGAATGAACAATCAGAGTGCTCAAGGGTGGTGTGGGTGGTGAGAACAGAGTTGTAAGGTTCTACGACTGAAGTTGACATCTTCGGAGCTGGGTAGACTGAGAATTCAAGCTTTGATTTCTTTCCGTAGTCGGTAGAAAGTCTTTCCATGAGGAGAGCACCGAAACCTGAACCAGTACCACCACCGAAGGAGTGGAAGACGAAGAAACCTTGGAGACCTGAACAGTTATCGGCGAGTCTTCGTACTTGTTCAAGTACGTTGTCGACCAGCTCTTTACCGATGGTGTAGTGACCTCGGGCGTCTGTTCGATCCTGGTCAGCTAACGAAATTTAGTCGAaagagtgagaagaggggatggtaaCTCACAGTTGTTGGCAGCATCCTCCTTCCCGGTGATCATGGTCTCAGGGTGGAAAAGACTTCGGTAAGTACCAGTTCGAACCTCGTCAACCACGTTGGGTTCAAGATCGACGTAAAGAGATCGAGGGACGTGCTTTCCGGTACCGGTCtcggagaagaaggtggagaaaccatcatcaccaccgtGAGGGGATCCTTCCATGAGACGACCATCGGGCTGAAGCGGGGAGGGTCAGACTAGTAGATTAACATACAGGGAAGGAGTACTCACGCTCAAACCATGTTCGAGAGTGTAAAGCTCCCAACAAGCATTACCGATTTGGACACCTGAAAACACAATGAGCTACATCCTTCTGCTTCCTCAAATCCAACGTACCGGCTTGACCAACGTGGACCTAATGTCGAAGATATATCAGCAAAAGAAAGACATTCCTATTGAGTCATCCAACCTACACTGATAACCTCTCGCATTTTGCTCTAATTGCTGGCTTGAGATGGAGTAAAAGGTTAGTGATATGAAATTGAAAGAATAGTCGACTATAAGGATATATGTTGAGTAGTGAGAGGAGAGATAAAAAGGATGGACAATTGAGTTGGGgttgtattgtattgtattgttttgttggagaaggaggattgTGCGTGAAAGATGGAACATAGATTGACCAATTATCAGCTTTGTCCTTGTCTGTCTCATTGCCACGCAAGAGGGAGAccaagtggaggtggggCTTAGCCTGACTCACATTGAAAAGGACTGACAGGTGAGTCGTATCTGTTGTTCAAGATGGGGCTGGGGTGGAGTGAGGTCGTAAGTTGAAGATAAGGAGTGTGAGGATGCAAGGAGAGACGATGAGATGAATAGTAGTAGGATAGTGgacgagtgagtgatttttgTTTgagtgtgtatgtgtgtgtacGGTGTTGACGCGCCAACGAGTAGCTACGACCAGGACGCGCGCATGTAGCAGCAACACACGCATGGACCTAGTCCTCTACTACGGGGTTATACCGGAATTAGCCTGAGTGGCAAGCTGACCACTCGCAAGTGTTGGTTGTGTGATTACGTATACATAATGAATCGCATCTATCTACAGTCTAATCTATGTGCAGTGTTCGGATCTATGCTCTGATGACCTTTTCAAGGGAGGTAATTCCGCATCCACCCCATCCTAACATCTTTGCAACAACCAAGCCCTCCAATCAGCCAGCACCCTCTGACgtttctcatcatccgcttCGTCCACACCGATTTTTAGCATTACTATATCAGAAAGAGTATCAGTACTACTGCCTCTGAGCTGCTGTCCTATCATTACTCACCGTGTTCGTAGTCATCAAATATCTGTAACTGTTTATCTTTATTAGGTAACCTTTCAAAGAGTTTCATAGTTCCTAGATGAGAAGTAGCCCTATCTTTATTCCCATGTACCAATCTTATAGGCACGTTGATCTCCTCTGCCCGTCGATCGAGTTCAGACATCGCTTCCAGCGCTGCGAACCCGGTAGCTATTCTAAGTTTGCCATGGTAGCATAGTGCTAAGTGAGGAATCACATATCAGCCGATAGAACCAAAATAAATAAAGTCAAACTTTCGCTCCAAAAGAAGAGAGTTGCAGAAATAAAGAGGAAGCTCCAGACTAAACTTACGATCCGCCTCAaaatcctcttccactctgGGATCATCCGacactctccctctcacacCTTGGACGAAAGGCAAAGCACCTGCGACACATGATATCGCTCTGCCGATATGTTGCACGATCTTGGGCGGCACAGATTCCTTCGATACTGAAAGTCATGATGTACAAATTAGCACGATCTGTTCGACTCAATGACAAATgaactcaccctcaaccatCGGGCACAAGACATAGGCACCTGCTACATGTATTCGTACCTtttcatccttcctttccctctctaAATTATTGTACCcttcgccttctccctcttcagGCAGGGGGCTATCGGGCTGCGACCCTTGTGAGACTACGTCGGAAGCAGATTCGGTGGGAGGGTATTTAAGGAGATAATATAGTCTATAACATTTAGCTCTGGCCATATCGACTTGAAACTCACActgtccatcctcccatcgaTCTGCAGTGAGGTCAGCCAATATCGAAAATACGGGTCCATCAGATGACTCACGCTCCACACAAAAAGACCTTTCTT encodes the following:
- a CDS encoding tubulin alpha-1A chain; translated protein: MREVISVHVGQAGVQIGNACWELYTLEHGLSPDGRLMEGSPHGGDDGFSTFFSETGTGKHVPRSLYVDLEPNVVDEVRTGTYRSLFHPETMITGKEDAANNYARGHYTIGKELVDNVLEQVRRLADNCSGLQGFFVFHSFGGGTGSGFGALLMERLSTDYGKKSKLEFSVYPAPKMSTSVVEPYNSVLTTHTTLEHSDCSFMVDNEAIYDICRRNLGITSPSFTNLNRLIAQVVSSITASLRFDGSLNVDLNEFQTNLVPFPRIHFPLATYAPVVSAEKAFHESNSVSEMTISCFESNNQMVKCDPRQGKYMACCLLYRGDVVPKDVNAAVANVRTKRTIQFVDWCPTGFKLGICNEPPALVPGGDLAKVSRSLCMLSNTTSIATAWARLDNKFDLLYSKRAFVHWYVGEGMEEGEFSEAREDLAALEKDYEEVGIDSVDVEEEEGEY